Proteins encoded in a region of the Scomber scombrus chromosome 16, fScoSco1.1, whole genome shotgun sequence genome:
- the LOC133995959 gene encoding schlafen-like protein 1 produces the protein MSDASASSSPSSSADETQSNRPDVSSSLRSTTSSRAKTNKRNRNKRYRARRARTRRGFGCKGKKRQLGLRRAGQRRRSGHSSPQSQSPPRHYSNSDAQNLIGQLGIAQSISEQDLTSCHWLYYGAHIGNETRNIEFKNGQGNYMQTVFSQHVSKYGSAFLNSEGGSLVVGVNDSGLVCGVYFNHEEEDKTRLLVDRIVRLFHPPVLPHQYSLQFIPVVKLGVQGNHLKVLCLTFKAPPAYSEPTLYQTEQGNMYIRRDGSVEGPLTTAVILEWCKQKWKRKVEKLEQYLYEARSEMWFLAGQIFRLPQFLTPLYHFMATLQNQQRSPPDGDASAYLFQPPAESPCHACSAHNSRAPDQEEESPPPSPPPPPSPPQHRQM, from the exons ATGAGTGACGCCTCCGCCTCGTCGTCTCCGTCCTCGTCGGCCGACGAGACGCAATCGAACCGACCCGACGTCTCCTCGAGTCTTCGCTCCACGACCAGCAGCAGGGCgaagacaaataaaaggaaCAGAAATAAAAGGTACAGAGCCCGGCGTGCCAGGACGAGGAGAGGTTTTGGCtgtaaaggcaaaaaaagacaGTTAGGCTTAAGAAGGGCTGGACAGAGGCGACGATCCGGGCATTCCAGCCCTCAGTCACAGAGTCCCCCAAGACATTACAGCAACAGTGATGCCCAAAACCTGATTGGTCAGCTGGGAATAGCACAG TCTATTAGTGAGCAGGACCTCACCAGCTGCCACTGGCTCTACTACGGAGCTCATATAGGAAACGAGACGCGGAACATCGAGTTCAAGAACGGTCAAG GAAATTACATGCAGACTGTTTTCAGCCAACACGTTTCCAAGTATGGAAGTGCCTTCCTGAACAGTGAAGGGGGCAGTCTGGTGGTCGGGGTGAATGACAGCGGGCTGGTTTGTGGTGTGTACTTCAACCATGAAGAGGAGGACAAGACTCGCTTGTTGGTGGACCGTATCGTGAGGCTCTTCCATCCTCCTGTCCTACCTCACCAATACAGCCTGCAGTTCATACCCGTGGTAAAGCTCGGGGTGCAGGGGAACCACCTAAAGGTGCTGTGCCTCACCTTCAAAGCACCTCCAGCCTACAGTGAGCCGACCCTCTATCAGACTGAACAAGGGAATATGTACATAAGGCGGGATGGGAGTGTTGAGGGTCCTCTGACTACCGCTGTCATCCTGGAGTGGTGCAAACAG aaatggaaaagaaaagtgGAGAAGCTGGAGCAGTACCTGTATGAAGCCAGATCTGAGATGTGGTTCCTGGCCGGGCAGATCTTCAGACTACCTCAGTTTCTCACTCCACTGTATCACTTCATGGCCACATTACAGAACCAGCAGAGGAGCCCTCCAGATGGAGATGCCAGCGCATACCTTTTCCAACCTCCTGCGGAAAGTCCATGTCATGCCTGCTCAGCTCACAACAGCAGAGCCCCAGATCAGGAAGAGGAATCCCCTCCAccttcacctccacctccaccttcaCCTCCACAACACAGGCAGATGTGA